The Kiritimatiellia bacterium genomic interval CGATCGGCCCTCGCGGCGTGTACGACGAGGCCAAGCGCTTTGCGGAAGCAATGACGATGGCGTACCACCGTGCCCATCGGATGGACACCAAAATTGTGCGGATTTTCAACACCTACGGCCCGCGGATGCGCCCCCGCGACGGCCGGGTGGTGCCGGCCTTCATCACCCAGGTCCTAAAGGGCGAACCGATCACGATTTTCGGGGATGGACGGCAAACACGAAGCTTCGGCTATGTAGACGACCTCATCGAGGGTATCTGGCGGCTCGCCAACAGCCCGCTACACGAACCGGTGAACCTCGGCAATCCGCACGAAATGACCATCCTCGAAATCGCGGAGGCGATTCAGTTGGCCTGCGGACGGCGGGTGGAGCTAGTTTTCCGGCCGCTGCCGGTAGACGACCCGAGAGTGCGCCAGCCGGACATCACCCGCGCGCGCACGATGCTCGGCTGGGAACCAAAGGTGTCTCTGGAGGAGGGGCTGGCACGGACCGTGGCATATTTTCGACATCTGCTTGAAAGCGGGCGACTCTGAGCGCAACATCGTTGCCGAAGCTGCGAACGAGCGGACCATGATCCTCAGGTTCAAACGCAAGGACGGCGCACAGGTGGAGTTTGAGATCGGCGACCGGCCGATCACGATCGGCCGCAGTCCAGAAGCGGATCTGGTGATTCTGGACGACAAGGTCTCGCGTCTGCACTGCGGCATTCGGTTGTGGGACGGCGACTTCGTGCTGAAGGACCTGAAGTCCCGCAACGGCACCTATGTGAACGGCCAGCGGGTGGAGACCGCAAAGTTGCACGTCGGCGATCGCATCCGGATCGGCTCCTGTGTGTTCACGGTGGAGAACGAGCCGGGCAAGGGCACCGAAACCATCCTCCGGGAGCTTGCTGAGGAGATGGCGGAGGGCAAGGGTTACTCGACGATGCTGAAAGAAATCGTCGAGGATGCGTCGGCGCCCCCCGCGGCACCGCCGCCGGCCGAAGACGCGGTAGAAGTCGTTGATGAAGCCCCGCCGGCCGCCAAGCAGGCGCCGGAGACCGTGATCGCGCCGGCCCGCCGAGTGGTCAAGGTGCGCGTTTCCCCTCCGCACAAGGGCCGGAGCAACTGAGCTCCCTGGAAACGATCGTTCGCTGAGCGCGGTAGGGAGCCGCAACGCCAAGTCCGTGTGCGGCGGCATGGAGTTTGCGCCGGTGCGCGCAGCTATGGACCCAGGCTGTGGCCGCGAAACAGCGAGGGGAACAGCCGTGCGCCTTAGGAGTGCGGTGGCTCGCCGACCCGCACGCGGCGCCACGGCCGCAGTTCCACTGGCCCGAGCAGACCGGATGGCCGCAATGTCGCCTCCACCCGCTCAAACTTTGTGATGTTGGTGCGCGTTACGCGCTGATTGAGCGGCCGTTTTGCGTCCCCGATCAGACGATTCGCCCAGGAGTTGATCACCTCGACACGTAATTTCACAGGGACAGCCGCTGGACCTTCGGCGTCGGGCAGCTCGGTGCGGTAAGGGGCCGTCCAGAGGGTGCCGAGGTCGCGTTCTCCCCACCACACGCCGCCAATCTCATGGAGCTGGCCGAGATCCAGCGTCCAGTGCAAACCGTCCTGGCGTGGCAGCTCGGGCACGTTCGTTTCATACACCGCGCGGCCGGCATAAAACCGGACACCCTCGTCTGGGTGCGTGGTCCAGTCGAACAGTTGCTCCGTCTTCACCGTCGCAGGTGCGCCGCGGCCGTCAAGGAACCGCACCACCCATTCCCCGCCGACGCGTTGCGGCGGGGGCAGAGGAGGCACCTCCACCGGCAGGACTCTCCCGTCACTCCACCGCACCTCATAGCGGCCGGCGACCCACGCATCGAGCCAAAGCCGGCCGTCGGAACGGCTCAGCCGCGCGACCGGCCACGACCGCGGCTCTCGCTCGGAGGAGGGCCAGATTCTCTCGCCCTCACGCCACAGCTCCACCGGATGCACGGCGCCGGACGGGCGCCGGAACACGACGAAGACCGATCCCTCGGGGGGAAGGCGCAGCGGTACCACTGTACGTCCACTCTCCTCTCTCCACAGCGCAACCTCTTCGATCGTGCCGGTGAGCGGATCCCACAGCTCCGGAACACGCCCTCGGACCCGAAATGAGCACTCCACCTCTTCGTAGCGGTCCGGCAGGTCGAAACGGCGGCGATACTTCGTATCGAGAACGTCGCGCCAGGTCCATCGATTCACGATAAAGTACACGTCGGCCGTGTCGGTCCGCCGGTGGATGCGGTCGAGCCAAGTGTTCGGCTGCAGGCTCTTGACGATCACATCCGGCTCGATGCCCAGTCGAGCCAGTTCCGCGCGAGGCGAGTTGGTGGAAATTCGTCCACCGCCCCAGAGCCGCTCCGCGAGCGCCGCAAACTCCCGGTCCGCCGCCTCTCCGCCGGACAATCCCGTGCGATGGACCGGACGCGGACCGACCACCGGTACCCCGGCCTCGACAAGCCGTTCGACGACCCGCAGCGCCTCCAGCGACATCACGCCCGCTGAGGGCAGCGAGAGCAGACGGTAGCTCATGCCGTCCGGCAAGATGATCCGGCCGTCCTTCGCGGAGACGCGAGTCCGCAGTGCTTCCTCGTTGATCACGTCATAGTCGTAGTCCGGCCAGACGCCGGCGGGATTGTCTTCGCGAAGGCGCACGAAGTTCGGGACATGGTCGCCGTAGTAGTGGAGCACGTCCGCGACGAAGCGGCCGGCCTGCAGCAGCGCCTGCGCGTGGTGCACGTAGGCAAAGAAACCGTCCGCTCGCGGCCACCAGGTGACGTTTGGATTGAAGTGGGTGCCGGCAAAATACTCCTGACCGGGCAGCCCCGCAGAGGCGGGCGAACAGGTGAGGGTGTGCAGCATCACGTGGTTGAGCCCTTCGCAGAACGCGCGATCGAGATCGTGTTTGAGATCGCGGGGCGCCTGCTCCCAGTGCGGGCCGATCGAGGTGAACGATTCCGCCTGCATGCGCGGCCGACCGTAGATGTGCGCGGCGCTCGCGCCCTGTTTGATGAAAAAGCGGAAGTTCTCTTCGACGCGGTGCCGGTCGTTGCGAATCCAGAACTCACCGGTTGGAAAGTCACAGATCCCCATCGTCTGCAGCGCGTCAATCGGCGCGGCATGAGGGCCGCCGGTTTCCGCCTGGAGCTTCAACCCCCGTGAGCGGGCCAGTTCGGCGAGCCGCCGCACGTGTTCCGCGAACAGGTCACCGAGTGTACGCCGAAAGTCCGCGAGGAAACGGTTGGACCGTTCGCGGCTGTCGAGGATGACACCGGCCAGCGCGGGCAGCCACGGTTCGAGGTCGTAGCCGCGCCGCTGCCGGAACTCGCGAGGCATGGCGCGCGTCCAGTTGATCGGCCCCAGTTCCCAGCTGTCGGTTTGGATTGCTGCCCAGGTGCGCCCGACGTGCGGCCCGCCCGCCGCCAGCAGCCGCTCCACCACCTCCCGCCAGTAGGCGTCCACCATCGCCGGGTCAAGATGGTCCACCGCC includes:
- a CDS encoding glycosyl hydrolase, encoding MKRSRCLLIAAAWLVGTVRPDELETSFREPPPSARTRCWWWWLNGNVDADAIARDLREMQRHGMGGAAIIDADGSAQDGHRRVPAGPRFASDEWLRLFRFALDEASRYGFEMSLNIMSGWNLGGPHVRPEDSTRRLVWSEVLVEGGGPRRTRLPRPPGREGVCDDVAIVAVRWPAAGQRGIEVRSSADSPEFPVGRVVDGDPKTFWVAAAKPGAGPAPTAPVWLEVRLPSPVRVDQIAVLPRPRYGPRDGRVEVVGPDGGMTTVAVFTNASETDAISLRFPTRDVAAVRLLVTGAWDPRSPQAPRNVQVAEIELFCEGRRLRLPADETPRIRDFEQKAYHRYPGPFNAPPAEHLVRPEPTLPGEAVPLGEVVVLAPRWVEPDVLEWAPPAGRWRLFRFCSTLAGSHVSTCSEGWAGWAVDHLDPAMVDAYWREVVERLLAAGGPHVGRTWAAIQTDSWELGPINWTRAMPREFRQRRGYDLEPWLPALAGVILDSRERSNRFLADFRRTLGDLFAEHVRRLAELARSRGLKLQAETGGPHAAPIDALQTMGICDFPTGEFWIRNDRHRVEENFRFFIKQGASAAHIYGRPRMQAESFTSIGPHWEQAPRDLKHDLDRAFCEGLNHVMLHTLTCSPASAGLPGQEYFAGTHFNPNVTWWPRADGFFAYVHHAQALLQAGRFVADVLHYYGDHVPNFVRLREDNPAGVWPDYDYDVINEEALRTRVSAKDGRIILPDGMSYRLLSLPSAGVMSLEALRVVERLVEAGVPVVGPRPVHRTGLSGGEAADREFAALAERLWGGGRISTNSPRAELARLGIEPDVIVKSLQPNTWLDRIHRRTDTADVYFIVNRWTWRDVLDTKYRRRFDLPDRYEEVECSFRVRGRVPELWDPLTGTIEEVALWREESGRTVVPLRLPPEGSVFVVFRRPSGAVHPVELWREGERIWPSSEREPRSWPVARLSRSDGRLWLDAWVAGRYEVRWSDGRVLPVEVPPLPPPQRVGGEWVVRFLDGRGAPATVKTEQLFDWTTHPDEGVRFYAGRAVYETNVPELPRQDGLHWTLDLGQLHEIGGVWWGERDLGTLWTAPYRTELPDAEGPAAVPVKLRVEVINSWANRLIGDAKRPLNQRVTRTNITKFERVEATLRPSGLLGPVELRPWRRVRVGEPPHS
- a CDS encoding FHA domain-containing protein, producing MILRFKRKDGAQVEFEIGDRPITIGRSPEADLVILDDKVSRLHCGIRLWDGDFVLKDLKSRNGTYVNGQRVETAKLHVGDRIRIGSCVFTVENEPGKGTETILRELAEEMAEGKGYSTMLKEIVEDASAPPAAPPPAEDAVEVVDEAPPAAKQAPETVIAPARRVVKVRVSPPHKGRSN
- a CDS encoding SDR family oxidoreductase, which gives rise to MSSPSPASPAGRSPVSVVTGGAGFLGSHLCDRLLAEGHTVIALDNLITGSITNIEHLAGHRSFRFIYHDVTEYIFLPGPVDFVFHFASPASPIDYLELPIQTLKVGALGTHKALGLARAKGARFILASTSEVYGDPTVHPQPETYWGNVNPIGPRGVYDEAKRFAEAMTMAYHRAHRMDTKIVRIFNTYGPRMRPRDGRVVPAFITQVLKGEPITIFGDGRQTRSFGYVDDLIEGIWRLANSPLHEPVNLGNPHEMTILEIAEAIQLACGRRVELVFRPLPVDDPRVRQPDITRARTMLGWEPKVSLEEGLARTVAYFRHLLESGRL